A window of Drosophila sulfurigaster albostrigata strain 15112-1811.04 chromosome X, ASM2355843v2, whole genome shotgun sequence genomic DNA:
ACCCTTATATACTATGGGTAACGAGTATACAAATCATTGCTCATCATTCATCgttcatcgttgtcgttgtcaacAATTAGATGAAAGAAGTGAAATCTTTAAGTTGCTTCAGCTGGTTCAGCTATAAACCGTCTGTTATGATCCTAACTATGCTATGAGATTGTAAATAAACGGTTTGTCAACTGGCTCAGCTCAGTTAATCTACTAAAGATCAGACGAGTATTTTATATAACTATActtatttttggttgttgcaAGTATTCTTAAAGTACAGctcaataaatcaatttctGTAGTACAATTGATGTGTGACACATCAAAACAAGGAAGAGAGCTCTGACTTCTCAAATATCAAAGGCAGCTCTTTggtaaattaatgaaattgcaaccaaaaaaatacatatacagtCAGTACTTAGTTGCCAGCGGCAGGAACTCGGAACTCTGAACTCGGAACAACTTATCCCtaagtgtaattaaatttacggATACGACCTGTTGACTTTCTcgtattcttgttgttgttggttgttttgACGGAAAGTGTGCTTTGATTTCGCAACTGAGAAAATCAAAGTCGCAATGCCcccgaaaacaaaaactgagCTGCGTTAAAGATCACGAAACAGCAGCAAGTCTGTGTCAATAGGTATTAACACACAAGCCAAGTGCTaagctgcgtgtgtgtgtgtgtgtgtgtgtgtgtgtgtgtgtgcgtgtgtatgtgtgtgtgtgtgatgtcgTCCGCTCTCTGGAGACTTAACGCTAATTCACTTTTACGCGActaacaaaattaattgctgACATTTTGCCAATCATACAtggcccacacacacacacacacacacacacacacacacacacacacacacacacacacacacacacacacgcgggTCGTGTTACgtgaatgggaatggaaatgtGAACTCGACTCGCAGcaattgccaacaaatttgCCAACTTTGAGTACGTGCTCTTCACGCACACCTttaacccacacacacacacacacacactggcacactcgcacactcgcacCTTGTGACCTGAGCAAGTGTGATTTATATATTGTGTAGCAGTTACTTGCAGACATCGTGTCTCTGTTTTGGGAGTCTCGAAACGCATGAGAAATCGACGACATCATTCCAAATGCGCATAAATTACGCACAGAATGTGTTGTAGCCGCTTTAACGCTGTCTGTTGGAGAACCCTCCAATGGTCAATGCCAGGCAACAGGGCATCatcctgtctgtctgtctgtctgtctgtctgtctgtccatctgtccgtctgaCGCTGCCTGCTCAAGCGTCTAATAGCTATGATTCAATTACGATATCCTGTGGTCGTCTTCTCTTCAAGTCTGCGGTCggttgctcttgctcttgctttagctttagctcaTGCTGTTGCCATTTGCGCTAATCAGGTGTAAATTAGGCACACGAAATGATTAGAGCGAACAATCGAGGAGTTCAATCTCAGCATGACATTGATTTAGATTTGCTTGCATTGCTTTATAATAACATTCAGTATCGATAACATATCGATTGATTTAGCTTTGATTGCACTAGTATATAATAAcatttactatcgataacatatCGATAGATTTAACTTTGCCTGCACTGGTTTACATTTACTATAAATAACGTATAGATTTGCGCTTGCTGTGCTATATTATCGCtaatttaagtaatattttttatgaatttatgttCGATAACATATCGATAGTAAGGGATAACAATTCATAGTGATTAATatcttattaaatttgttgctgaGCACTAACAGCACTTGCCTAAGCACATTTAAACGCTCTGTTTTTAATTACATGCTTTTTTGCACTATCGATAACATATCGATACTAACTCGAAACTTCgatgtaaaagaaaaataattactGAGCACTAGCACCATGTTCTGCAACGCATTTGcatgttttgctttcattaattAATAGTTTGAGCCATCGAAACATATCGATAATAATTTGCAGACCCTGTTTATCATAATATTAGTGGCTAAGCACTAATCAGCACATTTATGTGGTCTGTTTTCAACGATACAATGTCTTGCTTTAAACGAGACAAGTTTCTTTGTGCCTTCGATAACTTATCGATAGTAATCTTCATACTTGCTTTGAAACCTAATTTAGTTGCTAATAACTAACAACGTATTCTGTATCGTATTAGTATTCGTTGATTATCTGAGATCTAACCCCCAGTTGTTTTTTGAAAATCGATAACATATCGATAAGCATATTTGTTACCCAGATACGTGAATTTATTGCTGTCAATTGTATGCTTCACGTTGTCGTTGGCGCCGCAAACGCTCTTTTTCCTCCATGTAGGACACAATCGATGCCTTTGTGGGCAAAATGACAACGACAGGCAGCAGCTTCTTGCATTTTTCGAGAACGGGACTCAAACGCTTGGCTGTGGGATAATCCCAATAGTATAATCCCAATATTGGGACGTTTATACAACTTGTGAAAGAACTCTTCAATCTCCGCAAGCGACGTATCTAAGGAATGCAATTAATGTATAACAACGAAAggaaagaagagaaaagaacGAACCATTTTCCACCATTAGATAATTGCGAAACTTCTGATGGTGATAGCCAATGCCCACAAGCAATAAGCCTAACGCTACTTCCTAAGAAATCTATAGTATTTAacagtattttgtagtattttacaGTCCACTCACAGTATCCGCGATGACGCCAATGCGTATAACATTCGTCTCTTCGGGCTTTTCTAAATGATCCTCCTCTTCTTTTACATCCTCTATGAGAGGCTTATTAAGGGGATTGTTGGTGAAGGTGCTCATTTTGTATCTGGATTTTACTTATTGAACaattttctttgtgtgtgcttgtgtgtgtgttccaaAAAAGCCAAATGATAACTAACAATTGGAGCAGAGCAAACTTCGAATTtcattccaaaaattttccaaaGCCAACCACTTTCTTTCCACTTTTCTTCTACCTCGCTCTCCCcttattcaaatttttcgttttcgtttttttatgactttttaatgagttttcaaTAAATGCCGCACACacgctatgtgtgtgtgtgtgtgtgtggggaatAGGCAGAGCTTAAGGAGCTTTAAGCCAGGCGGCTCGTCAAAAAACtggaactgaactgagctcaATGGCTGCTTTGTG
This region includes:
- the LOC133849021 gene encoding LOW QUALITY PROTEIN: V-type proton ATPase subunit F (The sequence of the model RefSeq protein was modified relative to this genomic sequence to represent the inferred CDS: deleted 1 base in 1 codon) → MSTFTNNPLNKPLIEDVKEEEDHLEKPEETNVIRIGVIADTEVALGLLLVGIGYHHQKFRNYLMVENDTSLAEIEEFFHKLYKRPNIGIILLDYPTAKRLSPVLEKCKKLLPVVVILPTKASIVSYMEEKERLRRQRQREAYN